The genomic DNA TTGCGCGGAGGAGTCCCCCCGGGCCGCAGCTGTCGCGTTTACGGGCCGTGTTGGCTTGCGGGTGGATTTGTCGGATTTCTTCATCGGTCTTGATCTTCGATGCGAGCTGGAAGGGGTCATTTTCGCGCGTGTAtcgtggtggtggttggccCTCTTCATCGCTGGTGTTGCCGGTGCGGTGTTGGGACGCCTGCGGTTCTAGAGCGGTGGTGGTTGCTTCATTATAGGAGAGAGTGGATGGGATATGCGAGTGTGGAGGCTGAGGAGAGTTGAACGGGGACGGATGATGCGACATGCTCTGGCGGAGGTGAGATTCGTCCATTGTAGGAATGATTGATGAGttgcagatgaagagaaagaaagtaagtaAGAAATGCAAGGGGGGGGTtccagacaagaaaaagtgaTTGTGGCTGAGCTGCGGGCCGGCGTTCTTATCTCTTTGATAACAAACCAAATCGTTCATTTAAGATTCTTAAGTAAAAACGTAAATCTTTGTTCGTGGAGTTGAATGTAACCCAAGACACcttaaaaaaaagacaaatcCCCCCCAACATGTAAGTATACTCGATACGATACAAAATATACAGAATGTAAGTAAGACATAGATATAAAATGGGTGGGATTCTACCCGCATAATTTCCATATTGTGATCAACCTTGGAACAACTCCTGGTTGGAAGCTGCCGAAAAACCTTCCCAAAATATCCAGTCGTAACCACAGACCAAAAGAGTTCCCACCGGAATAAAACCTCTAATGTAAGCCGATGCTCTAGAAACAAGCTTCTGCGCGGAGCAATCTATTTGAATTTCGTCGATCCGGGTCGACAAATCCGTTGATTCCTACTGGCGCTGGTTCAAAATTGCAGGGGTAGCTCAGTCGGAATCTTGGCCCAATAACGAAGATACTCGCAATGGTAAATCGGTGAGACATCGACACTGGCTGAGATCCTGGTGGGACCGTAGGAGATTTACGTTtcattgtttgtttcatGGAGATCCCTGAACCACTGTGTAGTTGTCCATCCATGCTAATTTCACCGAAGTAAGGGTATAGTTTTATGATCAACTCAACACTTTTGTCAGATCAAATCTCTTGATTTTAGCTGGTTCCGCTCAATATGGTACATTGCTCACTGAAGGTCACAAAACCTCTATTCTAATTTCATGTAAAAGATAAtgaagaaagtaaaagagaaagaagaaatatagACACAGAACATGTTCGGTTTTAGAGGGAATCCGGAATGTAATATATACAATTCCAAGCAAGGCTTTTGCGCATAAGACTGGGTTCCAGTGTTCAAATGTATAATGCAGGCAAATTCTATTCACGTGCtaggaaatatatatagatcttTTCACACCCAACAGATTGGTAAATCACATCACCTTTTTTAAGCAATGTACTTGACGAGGGTCTGCAGAAGGCTGGCGATCCAgttgagcttctcctccgcaGTGCCGTCGGTGGGGATGGTCACGGTCGAAGCAGCAGAGCTGGGGGCAGAGGTGGCCGACGGCTTAGCGCTGGTGGCGAAGCCGCTGGGGGCAGCGACGTTGTTGCCGGTGGTTGGGGTAGCAGTGACAGCGACGCCAGTGGCAGTGGAGGAGGCAGTAGCAGCAGCGGTAgaggcggcggaggaggcaccGGAGGAGGCAccggaggaggagccagagccagagccgcTCATGGTGAAGTCAATGCAGGACTCGTAGGTCTGGTCGATGGACTCGGCGAACCAGTACCACTGGAGAACACAGGCACCAGCCTCGGAGCACTTGCTACCGAGGTCGCTGGGGAGAGTGACGCTGAACTTCTTGTCGGTCTCCTTGACACCGCTCTCGGTCGAAGCGTAGACGTCCCAGGACTTGAGGGCCTCGCCGATGACGGTGTTGGAGGCAGTATCGACGACGGAGACGTTAGCAACACCGGTGTGAGGAGCACGGATGTCGACCGTGAAGTCGACATTCTGGCCAGGGGTGTACTggaagacattgtccttGTTGTCGTCGAACTTGTAACCCTTGCAGAGCCAGGCGTTACATTTGGCGGCATCGTAGTCGTTCTGGCTGCTGGCAATCTGCAGTTCACCCTGGACGTTGCCATAGTTGTCGGCCTGCTGGTTGTTGTACATCTGCTGACCACAAGCCTCCTGGAAAGCGGTGCCAGGCATACGGGCCTTGGGCGAGGTAACGAAACCGTGGCCATGAGCCATGGAGACAAGGCcggcaagggcaaggatggTACCAGTCTGCTTCATTTTGAAGGTGTGTGTAATTGGTTGAGTTTTGAGtgagatcgaagaaagaagtttTTCAGAGAATGGATCGGTATACCAGTATACCTTAGTCAAATGAAtgtagaaagagaaagaatgcgaCGGTCACGGACCGGGTAGTATAAGAGAGTgtgcaaagaaagaagaacagaataaGCCTGCGCGTTTAGAGAACGAGAGAAAGGACGAGACGAGCGTTCTCACCCATCTATATATACGGTCGGCTCATCTATCATGGCCGGCAGGAGAGCTCCATCGGGAGCCCACCGTGAAACATCTCTAGGCACTTCTCAAGGAGACGGTTATCTCCCGAAGGGCCGAAGCCTTTAGAATCAATTACCCCGAGACTCTCCACCGGAGAAGGGCGTTGGACCAGGCCATTGTCGCAAGGGCTTAGCAAGAAATCAATAGTTAGTGGAACTAGATTTCGGTGGGCTCATTAAAAGCGACAAGAGACAAAGCGCCCAGTAGTTTCACCTTAATTGATCTAAAACATGACGGTGGCCGGTGGATATGCTTAGACCAGCTCCTGATGCTTGGCGCCTTGGTTAGGGTTTCAGCTTCATTAACCCGGCGGCTCCATCACATGTAGCCACGACTTTTCTCCGACGATTAGAATCCCATGGTGCTCTTGGGATAGCTCCTGATTGACCAGATCCGTATCCTTGGAGGAAAACTTATCGCAATAGTCCAGCATTAGCATCCTCATATAGATTCGCCTCCTGCGCCCCACTTCCTGAGTCAGTCCTTGAGTCTCCATAATCATAAAGAAAGGCCAACGGTCTTCGGAGTTCGTATCTGAAATAAGGCAGAAGCCTCGTACTTATGAGTAGGGGCAAATGAGCCCACTCTTTTAGTCGGAGCTGAGTTGCcgctttctttttgggcaAGCACTGGGTGTTCATTAAGTGATCTGTGCGATACACGGCTCTAAGAACTAGTACAGTCAAAACAAGCCTCGGGAAGTCCTCCGCGGATAAGGATTTTGTTGGTGATGAACAGGGTGTGGGTGCTCTGTTCGTGAGCGTTAGCATGCCAATATGTAGCTGCCATGAGCCTTATTGACCGCGCTTACCTCTCTGACAATCGCTGGCAACAAGCCTGGCAACTCTCTGTTTGAGTATGAATTTTGAACAAAGCCTGAACGACGTTTTTGCCACAGGGGAAATAGGTACATTGTCTCGTCTAAGCTGGTGCATATTATGTGACGCAGACCAGGCGTCATTTATCTTCTCAGATgcaaccaaaccaaaaacTTATACAAGTAATATTGCTCCGCGAAAGAGGTATCACatcaaccaaaaaaaaaaaaaaaaaaaaaaaaaaaaaaaaaaaaaaaaaaaaacagatATAACTACATTCAAGCATTAGGAAAGGCGTTTAATCGTGCGGTTCAGAGGCATAAAGGGGACTGGCGAACGAGAAAAGCAACTTAAAGGGGGAAGACGCTCAACTATCCACCACACATCACGCGCGCTGTATAGGTCGCTGATACGGATCGTACCACGAGTCGTTCGCTGTCCCCTCCGTCCGTCCTTCTGGTGGGCCGGTAGTAGTAGTGTTGAAGTTATCGGCGAATGGGTTCTGCACCTGAAAGTCCTCCGACCGATACTCCGATCGGCCCATGCTGTTGTTCGTCGGCGTTGAAATCCCGCTGGGGCTTGACGCCGCTGGGGGCATTGCTGGTGGTATATAGGGGTTTTGCGTATCCCGCGGCGGCACCGGTGGGGGGGTAGCACTGGAAGCACCTAGTGGAGTAGTCTCGGACAGCGAGGGTGACTGGCTATCCGATTGTCCTAAGGCTCGACGCGCGTTAAGAAGAGCACGTTGGTGCCTAGATAGCGACATAGAAAGCTCATCATTCGCTTCAATCAAGGTCAGGAGAGTATCCTCGTCCGGTGGAGGGTTCGTCGAGTGTATATACTGCTGGATGGTGTGTGATGCCGACCGACATCGGTCAGAGAACTCCTTGATGAGCTCGTTCTCCGCCATTTCTGCTGGAGGCGTCGACTGAACGAACTGCACGAGCAGTTTTGCCGATGTCTTGGCTTCAGTGATACGAGCCGCGAGCTCATCCGGGGATGGCAAGGTTCCGGCCTGACGCGGGCCAAAATAATCCGGACGAGGTTGTTGTGGTTGCGGTGAAG from Aspergillus oryzae RIB40 DNA, chromosome 7 includes the following:
- a CDS encoding GAT domain-containing protein (predicted protein); amino-acid sequence: MAENELIKEFSDRCRSASHTIQQYIHSTNPPPDEDTLLTLIEANDELSMSLSRHQRALLNARRALGQSDSQSPSLSETTPLGASSATPPPVPPRDTQNPYIPPAMPPAASSPSGISTPTNNSMGRSEYRSEDFQVQNPFADNFNTTTTGPPEGRTEGTANDSWYDPYQRPIQRA
- a CDS encoding lytic polysaccharide monooxygenase (predicted protein); translation: MKQTGTILALAGLVSMAHGHGFVTSPKARMPGTAFQEACGQQMYNNQQADNYGNVQGELQIASSQNDYDAAKCNAWLCKGYKFDDNKDNVFQYTPGQNVDFTVDIRAPHTGVANVSVVDTASNTVIGEALKSWDVYASTESGVKETDKKFSVTLPSDLGSKCSEAGACVLQWYWFAESIDQTYESCIDFTMSGSGSGSSSGASSGASSAASTAAATASSTATGVAVTATPTTGNNVAAPSGFATSAKPSATSAPSSAASTVTIPTDGTAEEKLNWIASLLQTLVKYIA